Below is a genomic region from Glaciihabitans sp. INWT7.
TCAGATCGACGCAGCCCCGGATTGCTCGGGGGAGAGAGGATGTGCTCCAGCGGTGCGGGTGCCCACGGCCGGAAGCGGGGGAGATCATCGTGTCGAGGGCGGCCGCGGATGCCACGCTCGCGCTCCAGGGGACGCGAACGCCGCGAGGCTTCATTTCGCCACTATGGCGTGAACGTGCCAGGGGGTCAAGAGGCGCAAGGTCGCTGCCGTTGAGCGGCTCCACTCGGAGGACTTCAGCCGGGTTTCGTCGCAGATTGTGAAACGCGATCTCCCGTCCTGGGTCAGGCTCGTGCGCACTGGATCGAACTGCCGTCTAGCCGGCGATGATTCCGCGGATGTCATCTGCAACAAGCCGCAGATCCCCTCCGAGCTGATGTCCACCCGATGTCGATCGAGTGATGGCCCGGGGGATCGCCGCGGCAGAGAGATCGCGGTGTGCGATCGGCGGGAAATGCGCGGGCCATGAACGATACTTGACATAATGTGCATTATCAGCGATTGTGTAGTGCAAACCCCCCGGGGCTTCCTGCCAGGACCACGCCGCCGGATCAGCGATACTTGAACCATGTCATCGTTCTTCTCGCTGGTGCTCTATGTCGGTATCGCCATCCTGACCGTGATGGCCGCCCTTGTGGCGGTCACGGCGATCATCGGCATCGTCGTGGCGTTCTCACCGACACTGATCCCGGGATTCCTGCAGTCCTAGCCGGCGGTTCCGTTACTTGACATAACGGAAAAGTACGCCGTTACTGACCGCCGAGGTCGAGCAGCCGCTCGATCGCCTCCACCACGAGACGGTGATCCGCCAACTGTGCGAGCCCCGACACTGTCACTGTGCCGATGAGCCCGGAGTCGCGGATGTTGATGGGAAACGAGCCCCCGTGTGCCGCATAGAGGAAGGTGTCGTTCCATTCCCGCGCTTCGAACGGCGTGCCGGTCGCGCGGTGTCGGAGCCCCACGAGGAACGAGCTGTTTCCGAATCGGCGCACCGTGCGCACCTTGCGCTCGACCCACTGGTCGTTGTCGGCGGCGGTGCCGGCCAGCGCGGCATGGAAGAGCTGCTGGTCGCCACGTCGGATGTCGATGGTGATCGGATGATCGCGCTCCGTGCCGAGTTCGACCAGGATGCATCCCAGCTCCCAGGTATCCGCGTTGCTGAAACGGGTGAAGACCAGTCGCTCTTCCTGTGCTTCGATCTCGGCGATGAGCCCGGCGGTGTCTTCGGTCATGGAGAGCCTTTCAGTGGGGCGGCAGCTGGCTGCGGATGAGGTCGAGAAGTTCTGGCGGGCGAAACGGCTCTGTCGTCTCGGCGAGTTCGGCCAGTGTCCACCAGCGCGTCTCGAGCACGTCGAGCTGCTCCTCCGCCGTCCAATTCTCTCGCGACGGCTCGAATGCCGTGGTGCGCAGCACGTAATACTCGGCGTGGCCCGTGTCGTGGTCTCCCCCGACGTAATCCGGCACGAAGTCCTGCGCCCACACCGGCGCTCCGAGGTCGGGGATGTCGAGCCCCGTCTCTTCGAACAGCTCTCGGCGTGCCCCTTCGGCATGGCTCTCCCCCGGCTCCACTCCCCCGCCGGGCGTGATCCAACGGGTCTGCTCGGCCGGCACCGACCCCACGGTCAGGTAGAGCAGAATGCGATCGCGCTCATCGAAGACCAGGATACGAGAAGTGAGTCGATGTCGATTATGCACTCAGGTCCCCGGGTTCGCGACGGACGGCAGGTGGCGTGCCCACCATTCGAGCACCGCCTCGAAGCGCTGGAGCCGATGCCGCGGGCTCCCGCTCCGGCTCAGCTCGTGGTTCTCGCCCGGGAAGATCAGGAGCTCGGTATCGACCCCGTTGCGTTTGAGGGCCGCGTAATAGCGTTCCCCCTGGCCGAGGGGACAGCGCAGATCGTCTTCGGAGTGGATCACCAGGGTCGGAGTGGTCACCTGGCCGACGAGCGCCTGAGGGCTCTGGTCGCGCATCAGCTGCGGATCCGATCCCGTGTATTCGTCGCTGAAGAAAGAGCCGATATCGGAGGTGCCGACGAAGGCCTCCGGGTCGAGGTAGCCCCGCTCCACGATCGCTCCGGCGAAACGGTGGTCGTTGGCGATCGTCCACGCCGTGAGGTAGCCCCCGTAGGAGCCGCCCATCACCCCGACCCGAGCACCGTCGAGCATCGGGTGACGCGCGAGGGCGCCCTCCAGAAAGTCGATCACGTCGGTGAAATCCATCGTGCCCATGCGCTGGCGGATGGCTCGCCCGTGGGCCTCGCCGTAGCCGGCCGAACCTCGAGGATTGCACATGACGACGGCGTAACCCGCCTCGACATAGACCTGCGCCTCGTCGAAGAACGAGACTCCCCACTGCGTGAAGGGACCGCCGTGGATCACCAGCAGCACGGGATGCGGCTCCTCCTGGTCGATCGGCGTCAGCACCCAGCCGTGAACCTCGCTTCCGTCCCGCGCCGTGACCGAGAGTTCCTCCAGGGGGGTCACCCCGGCGTTGCGGAGCGGCGCGGAGAAGTCGCTGAGCGCACGCAGTCCGCCCGGAGTGACGAGACCGAGCTCACCCATCGATGCGGGCGCCGTATAGCTGACCACGATCACGTCATCCACGGCGTCGGTGCCGTGCACCTCGAGGTCCCCG
It encodes:
- a CDS encoding heme-degrading domain-containing protein, which codes for MTEDTAGLIAEIEAQEERLVFTRFSNADTWELGCILVELGTERDHPITIDIRRGDQQLFHAALAGTAADNDQWVERKVRTVRRFGNSSFLVGLRHRATGTPFEAREWNDTFLYAAHGGSFPINIRDSGLIGTVTVSGLAQLADHRLVVEAIERLLDLGGQ
- a CDS encoding NUDIX hydrolase; protein product: MHNRHRLTSRILVFDERDRILLYLTVGSVPAEQTRWITPGGGVEPGESHAEGARRELFEETGLDIPDLGAPVWAQDFVPDYVGGDHDTGHAEYYVLRTTAFEPSRENWTAEEQLDVLETRWWTLAELAETTEPFRPPELLDLIRSQLPPH